A portion of the Corallococcus silvisoli genome contains these proteins:
- a CDS encoding FHA domain-containing protein: MPALLLLTGPSAGRRYDVVSQLTLGRSPSCDIPLEDDQVSRRHAQVFLDTLAGQVRLRDLGSTNGTLLNGQRLALQEEAVLRPGDRMRVGGTIAVFEPPPVSIVDEPSGASAQEPPGHVPIEEVLPHVGAAAAMYSAGTALLGATSEAMVLRRLAEETAHALNADRSAALLSGPEGLRTAAVSGAASVEVPRALLQVALERKELGRTDTAMCSPLVASGGMPFGVLYVEREESPFTEGEGQLLASLGRLGGEAYTAVRSRGEAEAAELPWVAPLGTSRGFRGVLDEARRAAGSAAPVVLHGEPGTGKALLSHHLHGRSPRALGPWVVVECRQPLEAVEVALFGRAGAPGQPPVTSAVLRADAGTLLLRHVDALPKPAAERLARMLARRAAPARQGGEEPVDVRIVATSAAPVSRLMARGEFDAALARGLAGFEMEVPPLRERRGDVPVLLEHFALRGARQCGREAPVLGPEARRLLAEYPWPQNVRELELVAERLGRVYAAGHVGIPQLPPEVREGAVGRAPRTLQEQVARLERDAIAEALRESGWKKVRAAELLGISRPTLDRKMEEYGLTLERGGRG; encoded by the coding sequence ATGCCGGCACTCCTGCTGCTCACGGGCCCGTCCGCGGGGCGCCGGTACGACGTCGTCTCTCAGCTGACCCTCGGGCGCAGCCCCTCGTGTGACATCCCGCTGGAAGACGACCAGGTGTCGCGCCGGCACGCGCAGGTGTTCCTGGACACGCTCGCGGGGCAGGTGCGGCTGCGCGACCTGGGCTCCACCAACGGCACGCTGCTCAACGGCCAGCGGCTGGCGCTCCAGGAAGAGGCGGTGCTGCGGCCGGGCGACCGGATGCGCGTGGGCGGCACCATCGCGGTGTTCGAGCCGCCGCCGGTGTCCATCGTCGACGAGCCCTCCGGCGCGTCCGCCCAGGAGCCACCGGGACACGTCCCCATCGAAGAGGTGCTGCCGCACGTGGGCGCGGCCGCGGCGATGTACTCGGCGGGGACGGCGTTGCTGGGGGCCACCAGCGAGGCGATGGTGCTTCGGCGCCTGGCGGAGGAGACCGCGCACGCGCTCAACGCGGATCGCTCCGCGGCGCTGTTGAGCGGACCGGAGGGGCTGCGCACGGCGGCGGTGTCCGGGGCCGCGTCCGTGGAGGTGCCTCGCGCGCTGTTGCAGGTCGCGCTGGAGCGCAAGGAGCTGGGACGCACGGACACGGCGATGTGCTCGCCGCTGGTGGCGTCGGGTGGCATGCCCTTCGGCGTGCTGTACGTGGAGCGCGAGGAGTCGCCGTTCACCGAGGGCGAGGGCCAGCTGCTCGCGTCGCTGGGGCGCCTGGGAGGCGAGGCCTATACGGCGGTGCGCTCGCGTGGCGAGGCGGAGGCCGCGGAGCTCCCGTGGGTGGCGCCGCTGGGCACCTCCCGCGGGTTTCGCGGCGTGCTGGACGAGGCGCGGCGGGCGGCGGGCAGTGCCGCGCCGGTGGTCCTCCATGGCGAGCCGGGGACGGGCAAGGCGCTGCTGTCGCACCATCTCCATGGCCGTTCACCGCGCGCGCTGGGGCCCTGGGTGGTGGTGGAGTGCCGCCAGCCCCTGGAGGCGGTGGAGGTGGCGCTCTTCGGCCGCGCCGGGGCGCCCGGACAGCCTCCGGTGACGTCCGCGGTGCTGCGCGCGGATGCGGGCACGCTGCTCTTGCGCCACGTCGATGCACTCCCGAAGCCCGCGGCGGAGCGGCTGGCGCGGATGCTCGCTCGGCGTGCGGCGCCGGCCCGGCAGGGAGGCGAGGAGCCCGTGGATGTGCGGATCGTCGCGACCAGCGCCGCGCCGGTGTCCCGGCTGATGGCCCGAGGGGAGTTCGACGCCGCGCTCGCGCGGGGGCTCGCGGGCTTCGAGATGGAGGTTCCTCCGTTGCGCGAGCGCCGAGGCGATGTGCCGGTGTTGCTGGAGCACTTCGCGTTGCGTGGCGCCCGGCAATGCGGGCGGGAGGCGCCGGTGCTGGGACCGGAGGCCCGGCGCCTGCTGGCGGAGTACCCGTGGCCGCAGAACGTGCGCGAGCTGGAGCTGGTCGCGGAGCGGCTGGGGCGCGTCTACGCGGCGGGGCACGTGGGCATCCCGCAGCTTCCGCCGGAGGTCCGCGAGGGCGCGGTGGGGCGGGCGCCGCGCACGCTGCAGGAGCAGGTGGCCCGGCTGGAGCGCGACGCCATCGCGGAGGCGCTGCGCGAGTCCGGCTGGAAGAAGGTCCGCGCGGCGGAGCTCCTGGGCATCAGCCGGCCCACGCTCGACCGGAAGATGGAGGAGTACGGGCTGACGCTGGAGCGGGGGGGCCGAGGTTAG
- a CDS encoding DUF2314 domain-containing protein, with protein MKEVYVLATEPPEPPSLETLRAAFATDEVEFVPHEGAWGFTVRADGSEVKVVLKPLSDGRPRVNPELFSGSPEAFARVEKAQACYAFLLEPGGTQPTLPVFEALWTVRTLMEQTQGVLVDVTAFKLHEPEDVVEITELDFDIRDHVHLHAIELAEGETPLWVHSHGMEKFGARDVEIFHLGEGDLLAAESFLHELCTDLAFAQGPALRAEVSTSEGQSFTLVPSEEARANLLGVPLDAFEGHEGLFLTVVSPLGRHNTAELLATYRERFAKEPAEQTQAMHEEAQALLPAFLARFQRKGLMEPLTFLVRAPFETHPEGEVVVENLWLEAVARDEGSVVGRLVDGAVHTTEWRKGAHVEVEEKQINALAIAREGRALNEGELRALLTAERPM; from the coding sequence GTGAAGGAGGTCTACGTCCTGGCCACCGAGCCGCCGGAGCCGCCATCGCTGGAGACCCTGCGGGCGGCGTTCGCGACGGACGAGGTGGAGTTCGTGCCGCACGAGGGCGCCTGGGGCTTCACCGTGCGCGCGGATGGTTCGGAAGTGAAGGTGGTGCTCAAGCCCCTGAGCGACGGCCGTCCGCGCGTGAACCCGGAGCTGTTCAGCGGCAGCCCGGAGGCCTTCGCGCGCGTGGAGAAGGCCCAGGCCTGCTACGCCTTCCTGCTGGAGCCGGGGGGCACGCAGCCCACGCTGCCCGTCTTCGAGGCGCTGTGGACCGTGCGCACGCTGATGGAGCAGACGCAGGGCGTGCTCGTGGACGTGACGGCGTTCAAGCTGCACGAACCCGAGGACGTGGTCGAAATCACCGAGCTGGACTTCGACATCCGCGACCACGTGCACCTGCACGCGATTGAACTGGCCGAGGGTGAGACTCCACTGTGGGTGCACTCGCACGGCATGGAGAAGTTCGGCGCACGCGACGTGGAGATCTTCCACCTGGGCGAGGGCGACCTGCTGGCCGCGGAGAGCTTCCTTCACGAGCTGTGCACGGACCTGGCGTTCGCGCAGGGGCCGGCGCTGCGCGCGGAGGTGTCCACCAGCGAGGGTCAGAGCTTCACGCTGGTGCCGTCCGAGGAGGCTCGCGCCAACCTGCTGGGCGTGCCGCTGGACGCCTTCGAGGGCCACGAGGGGCTGTTCCTCACCGTGGTGTCGCCGCTGGGTCGGCACAACACGGCGGAGTTGCTGGCGACGTACCGGGAGCGGTTCGCCAAGGAGCCCGCGGAGCAGACCCAGGCCATGCACGAGGAGGCGCAGGCGCTGCTGCCGGCGTTCCTGGCGCGCTTCCAGCGCAAGGGGTTGATGGAGCCCCTGACGTTCCTGGTGCGCGCCCCCTTCGAGACGCACCCGGAGGGCGAGGTGGTGGTGGAGAACCTGTGGCTGGAGGCGGTGGCCCGGGATGAGGGATCCGTGGTGGGCCGCCTGGTCGATGGCGCGGTGCACACCACGGAGTGGCGCAAGGGCGCCCACGTGGAGGTCGAGGAGAAGCAGATCAACGCCCTGGCCATCGCCCGGGAAGGCCGCGCGCTCAACGAAGGCGAGCTGCGGGCCCTGCTGACCGCCGAACGCCCCATGTAG
- a CDS encoding deoxynucleoside kinase: MARKKFIAIAGNIGAGKTELTSFLCRKYGLTPSFEPNDQNPYLADFYKDMKTWAFRSQLFFLTHKFRLQRELERTPGTVLQDRTLYEDAEIFAKNLHRQRLIDKRDWGTYWELYQTLSQSLTPPDLMIYLRCPVATLKERIRLRGRSMEKDIPTAYLKRLNALYEEWFEGYSLSPVLVLGTDKLDYLTNLVDRVDLFRQIEKHL; the protein is encoded by the coding sequence GTGGCCAGGAAAAAGTTCATCGCCATCGCGGGCAACATCGGGGCCGGAAAGACGGAGCTCACGTCCTTCCTGTGCCGGAAGTACGGCCTCACGCCGTCCTTCGAGCCCAATGACCAGAACCCCTATCTCGCGGATTTCTACAAGGACATGAAGACGTGGGCGTTCCGCTCGCAGCTCTTCTTCCTGACGCACAAGTTCCGCCTGCAGCGGGAACTGGAGCGCACGCCGGGCACGGTGCTCCAGGATCGCACGCTCTACGAGGACGCGGAGATCTTCGCCAAGAACCTCCACCGGCAGCGGCTCATCGACAAGCGCGACTGGGGGACCTACTGGGAGCTGTATCAGACCCTGTCCCAGTCGCTCACGCCGCCGGACCTGATGATCTACCTGCGGTGTCCGGTGGCCACGCTCAAGGAGCGCATCCGCCTGCGGGGCCGGTCCATGGAGAAGGACATCCCGACCGCGTACCTCAAGCGCCTCAACGCCCTCTACGAGGAGTGGTTCGAGGGCTACTCGCTGTCGCCGGTGCTGGTGCTGGGGACGGACAAGCTGGACTACCTCACCAACCTGGTGGACCGCGTGGACCTGTTCCGGCAGATCGAGAAGCACCTGTGA
- a CDS encoding lysophospholipid acyltransferase family protein, with protein MLRKLWCIVVVTVWSAVCFPLAILAMLVTLNSSRSVWVVRTLWSPVLLWAGGAQLEVIGGENVDPKRPTIYVGNHQSTLDIPAHFVAVAVDFRFVAKSQLRFVPLIGWYLWLAGHIFIDRGDRSSAIASLEKAARKIRSGTSIFLYPEGTRSEDGSVLPFKKGPFALALKARVPICPVTIEGTSTVMPKNSWNIRPGPVRVKIGRPIDTTGFADNDREGLARAVRAQILADSLSLGGKGGDPDLAVAAPHREGAARHDASISSKAS; from the coding sequence ATGCTGCGCAAGCTGTGGTGCATTGTCGTGGTCACGGTGTGGTCGGCGGTCTGTTTCCCCCTCGCCATCCTCGCCATGCTGGTGACGCTCAACTCCTCGCGCTCCGTGTGGGTCGTCCGGACGCTCTGGTCGCCCGTCCTGTTGTGGGCCGGTGGCGCGCAGCTGGAGGTCATCGGCGGGGAGAACGTGGATCCGAAGCGGCCCACCATCTACGTGGGCAACCACCAGTCCACGCTGGACATCCCGGCGCACTTCGTGGCCGTGGCGGTGGACTTCCGCTTCGTCGCCAAGAGCCAGCTGCGCTTCGTGCCCCTCATCGGCTGGTATCTCTGGCTGGCGGGCCACATCTTCATCGACCGAGGGGACCGCTCCTCCGCCATCGCCTCGCTGGAGAAAGCCGCCCGGAAGATCCGCTCGGGCACCAGCATCTTCCTGTACCCGGAGGGCACGCGCTCCGAGGACGGCAGCGTGCTGCCCTTCAAGAAGGGCCCCTTCGCGCTCGCGCTCAAGGCGCGGGTCCCCATCTGCCCCGTCACCATCGAGGGCACCTCCACCGTCATGCCCAAGAACTCGTGGAACATCAGGCCGGGCCCGGTGCGCGTGAAGATTGGCCGCCCCATCGACACCACCGGCTTCGCGGACAATGACCGGGAGGGCCTGGCTCGCGCCGTCCGCGCGCAGATCCTCGCCGACAGCCTCTCCCTGGGCGGCAAGGGCGGCGACCCGGACCTGGCCGTCGCCGCGCCCCACCGCGAGGGCGCCGCGCGGCACGACGCCTCCATCTCCTCCAAGGCCTCCTGA
- a CDS encoding tetratricopeptide repeat protein codes for MTPPLKRLSKLRRASAVLLGLGLGLLATGCGHGNASAPALSPQAQARAYLDGNQPEEAVTLLRQLHARTPDDVDVARALTEAQVKAGHADAWTEELRQAIAKNERAVDQYMLGLTLFSRARDAGAPTVAAFERAIVMSPTTAEFHYRLGVARLESEQYAAALGPLRKAAELAPERAGWKLPLAKALARTGDAPGAVEALGTVVRGNPTQGEVATARALMNQLADPFQDFPKVASAKLEEGMRYLHELDAPQHALIAFEEILHDYPDLAVVHALLGLAYQRLDDAGRAVDEFKQAIERAPRDGKNQLYLGELYISRQRTDAARAAFEKAVALNPLLDLAWFRLGDLRLDARELATAKDAFRVAVTLQPDSAPARGKLSLVYQLEGDFAAAQRELKIVAEKDPENTEFALRLGLLYTDEAQKARRPEERQKAANEAERWLGKVLETQPDNAVASKALQVLKGQ; via the coding sequence CTGACGCCGCCCCTGAAGCGCCTCTCCAAGCTCCGCCGCGCCTCCGCCGTCCTCCTGGGGCTCGGACTGGGACTGCTCGCCACTGGCTGCGGCCACGGCAACGCCTCGGCCCCCGCGCTGTCGCCCCAGGCCCAGGCCCGCGCCTACCTGGATGGGAACCAGCCGGAGGAGGCGGTGACGCTCCTGAGGCAGCTGCACGCGCGGACGCCGGACGACGTGGACGTGGCCCGGGCCCTCACGGAGGCCCAGGTGAAGGCGGGCCACGCGGACGCCTGGACGGAGGAGCTGCGCCAGGCCATCGCCAAGAACGAGCGGGCGGTGGACCAGTACATGCTGGGCCTGACGCTCTTCTCGAGGGCACGGGACGCGGGCGCCCCCACGGTGGCGGCCTTCGAGCGCGCCATCGTCATGTCCCCCACCACCGCTGAGTTCCACTACCGGCTGGGCGTCGCGCGCCTGGAGTCGGAGCAGTACGCCGCCGCGCTGGGCCCGCTGCGCAAGGCCGCGGAGCTGGCCCCGGAGCGCGCGGGCTGGAAGCTGCCGCTCGCCAAGGCCCTGGCCCGCACCGGAGATGCACCGGGCGCCGTGGAGGCCCTGGGCACCGTCGTGCGCGGCAACCCCACCCAGGGGGAGGTCGCTACCGCGCGCGCGCTGATGAACCAGCTGGCGGACCCCTTCCAGGACTTCCCCAAGGTGGCGAGCGCGAAGCTCGAGGAGGGCATGCGCTACCTGCACGAGCTGGACGCGCCCCAGCATGCGCTCATCGCCTTCGAGGAGATCCTCCACGACTACCCGGACCTGGCGGTGGTGCACGCCCTGCTGGGGCTGGCCTACCAGCGCCTGGACGACGCCGGCCGCGCCGTGGACGAGTTCAAGCAGGCCATCGAACGCGCCCCCCGGGACGGCAAGAACCAGCTCTACCTGGGCGAGCTGTACATATCGCGCCAGCGCACGGACGCGGCGCGCGCCGCCTTCGAGAAGGCCGTGGCGCTCAACCCGCTGTTGGATCTCGCCTGGTTCCGCCTGGGTGACCTGCGCCTCGACGCCCGCGAGCTGGCCACCGCGAAGGACGCCTTCCGGGTGGCGGTGACGCTGCAGCCGGACTCGGCGCCCGCCCGGGGCAAGCTGTCGCTCGTTTACCAGTTGGAAGGTGACTTCGCGGCCGCGCAGCGGGAGCTGAAGATCGTGGCGGAGAAGGACCCGGAGAACACCGAGTTCGCCCTCCGCCTGGGTCTGCTCTACACCGACGAGGCCCAGAAGGCCCGCCGCCCCGAGGAGCGCCAGAAGGCCGCGAACGAGGCGGAGCGCTGGCTGGGCAAGGTGCTGGAGACCCAGCCCGACAACGCGGTGGCCAGCAAGGCGCTGCAGGTCCTCAAGGGCCAGTAG
- the rplQ gene encoding 50S ribosomal protein L17, whose translation MRHKVGQRKLHRTTSHRLAMLNNMVTSLLEHGAIRTTVPKAKEVRPLAERIITLAKRGGLSNVRLAARTVKDRTVLQKVFSEYKERYAARPGGYTRIVRLGFRRGDAAEMALIELVDRPAKAPAAAETEAPAEAKSEG comes from the coding sequence ATGCGCCACAAGGTCGGACAAAGGAAGCTGCACCGCACCACGAGCCACCGGCTCGCGATGCTCAACAACATGGTCACGTCGCTCCTGGAGCACGGGGCCATCCGCACCACCGTTCCCAAGGCGAAGGAAGTCCGTCCGCTGGCGGAGCGCATCATCACGCTGGCCAAGCGCGGTGGGCTGTCCAACGTGCGCCTTGCTGCTCGCACCGTGAAGGACCGCACGGTCCTCCAGAAGGTGTTCAGCGAGTACAAGGAGCGTTACGCCGCCCGTCCGGGTGGCTACACCCGCATCGTGCGCCTGGGCTTCCGTCGGGGCGACGCCGCGGAGATGGCCCTCATCGAGCTGGTGGATCGGCCCGCGAAGGCTCCGGCCGCCGCTGAGACCGAGGCTCCCGCCGAGGCGAAGTCCGAGGGTTGA
- a CDS encoding DNA-directed RNA polymerase subunit alpha gives MADTFVAKNWRDLIKPRRMEVDQDSLSPTYGKFVAEPLERGFGTTLGNSLRRVLLSSLQGAAITSVKIEGVDHEFTTIPEVAEDVTDVVLNLKEVLLRMHTNETKTLRIEVEGPKEVKAGDLIADQDVEILNPGHHICTVSEGGKVRMELTCRRGRGYVPASTNKVAGAPIGTIPIDSLFSPIRKVNYQVTNARVGQVTDFDKLSLEVWTDGSVVPQDAVAYAAKIIKEQLTVFVNFDETEEPVVAEAPKEEAKLNENLFRSVDELELSVRSANCLQQANIKSIGDLVQRTEAEMLKTKNFGRKSLKEIKEILAEMGLSLGMKLENWPPKNAPAPAAPKA, from the coding sequence ATGGCCGACACGTTTGTTGCGAAGAACTGGCGCGACCTCATCAAGCCGCGCCGCATGGAAGTGGACCAGGACTCGCTGAGCCCCACGTACGGCAAGTTCGTGGCGGAGCCGCTGGAGCGCGGCTTCGGGACGACGCTGGGCAACTCGCTGCGGCGGGTGCTGCTGTCGTCGCTGCAGGGCGCGGCCATCACCTCCGTGAAGATTGAAGGCGTGGACCACGAGTTCACGACCATCCCCGAGGTGGCCGAGGACGTCACGGACGTCGTGTTGAACCTGAAGGAGGTCCTCCTCCGGATGCACACGAACGAGACGAAGACGCTTCGCATCGAGGTGGAAGGGCCCAAGGAAGTGAAGGCGGGCGACCTCATCGCGGACCAGGACGTGGAGATCCTCAACCCGGGTCACCACATCTGCACCGTGTCCGAGGGTGGCAAGGTGCGCATGGAGCTGACGTGCCGCCGCGGCCGGGGCTACGTGCCGGCGTCCACCAACAAGGTGGCGGGCGCGCCCATCGGGACCATCCCCATCGACTCGCTGTTCTCGCCCATCCGCAAGGTGAACTACCAGGTCACCAACGCGCGCGTCGGCCAGGTCACGGACTTCGACAAGCTGTCGCTCGAGGTCTGGACGGACGGCTCCGTGGTGCCGCAGGACGCGGTGGCGTACGCGGCGAAGATCATCAAGGAGCAGCTCACGGTGTTCGTGAACTTCGACGAGACCGAGGAGCCGGTCGTCGCCGAGGCGCCGAAGGAAGAGGCGAAGCTCAACGAGAACCTGTTCCGTTCGGTGGACGAGCTGGAGCTGTCGGTGCGTTCGGCCAACTGCCTGCAGCAGGCGAACATCAAGTCCATCGGTGACCTGGTTCAGCGCACCGAAGCGGAGATGCTCAAGACGAAGAACTTCGGCCGCAAGTCCTTGAAGGAGATCAAGGAGATCCTCGCGGAGATGGGGCTCTCGCTGGGCATGAAGCTGGAGAACTGGCCGCCGAAGAACGCGCCGGCTCCCGCCGCTCCGAAGGCCTAG
- the rpsD gene encoding 30S ribosomal protein S4 — MARYTASACRICRRENLKMYLKGDRCYTDKCAIERRPYPPGQHGQGRVKFSGYGVQLREKQKVKRMYGLLENQFRGYYHRASAAKGKTGENLLQQLELRLDNVVFRMGFADTRNEARQLVRHGHFQVNGRRVNIPSFSVKPGSAVEVVEKSRKVLRISEALETVDRRGVPQWIDLDKKAFKGTVKTVPNREDLTMPIQEQLIVELYSK; from the coding sequence GTGGCTCGTTATACCGCGAGCGCCTGCCGTATCTGCCGGCGCGAGAACCTGAAGATGTACCTCAAGGGCGACCGTTGCTATACGGACAAGTGCGCCATCGAGCGCCGCCCCTATCCCCCCGGTCAGCACGGCCAGGGCCGCGTGAAGTTCTCCGGCTACGGCGTGCAGCTGCGCGAGAAGCAGAAGGTCAAGCGCATGTACGGCCTGCTCGAGAACCAGTTCCGCGGGTACTACCACCGCGCGTCCGCGGCTAAGGGCAAGACGGGTGAGAACCTGCTGCAGCAGCTGGAGCTCCGCCTGGACAACGTGGTGTTCCGCATGGGTTTCGCGGACACGCGCAACGAGGCGCGCCAGCTGGTGCGTCACGGTCACTTCCAGGTCAACGGTCGCCGGGTGAACATCCCGTCGTTCTCCGTGAAGCCGGGCAGCGCCGTGGAAGTGGTGGAGAAGAGCCGCAAGGTGCTGCGCATCTCCGAGGCGCTGGAGACCGTGGATCGCCGTGGCGTTCCGCAGTGGATCGACCTGGACAAGAAGGCGTTCAAGGGCACGGTGAAGACAGTCCCGAACCGCGAGGACCTGACCATGCCGATCCAGGAGCAGCTGATCGTCGAGTTGTACTCGAAGTAG
- the rpsK gene encoding 30S ribosomal protein S11 has protein sequence MADEINTAAAPAGAEGGETPAAKKNKRKGKKNILNGVVHIQSTFNNTIITITDVSGNVISWSSAGARGFKGSRKSTPFAAQVAAGDAAAKAMEHGLKTVTVFVKGPGAGRESALRALAAAGLKISLIRDVTPIPHNGCRQPKRRRV, from the coding sequence ATGGCTGACGAGATCAATACCGCCGCGGCGCCGGCCGGTGCCGAGGGTGGCGAGACCCCTGCGGCGAAGAAGAACAAGCGCAAGGGCAAGAAGAACATCCTCAACGGCGTGGTCCACATCCAGTCCACGTTCAACAACACCATCATCACGATCACGGACGTGTCCGGGAACGTGATCTCCTGGTCGTCGGCCGGGGCGCGCGGCTTCAAGGGCAGCCGCAAGTCCACGCCGTTCGCGGCGCAGGTGGCCGCTGGCGACGCCGCGGCGAAGGCGATGGAGCACGGCCTGAAGACCGTGACGGTGTTCGTGAAGGGCCCGGGCGCGGGCCGTGAGTCGGCTCTGCGCGCGCTGGCCGCCGCCGGTCTGAAGATCAGCCTCATCCGCGACGTGACGCCCATCCCGCACAACGGCTGCCGTCAGCCCAAGCGCCGCCGCGTCTAA
- the rpsM gene encoding 30S ribosomal protein S13: MARIAGIDLPPNKRAVISLQYIYGIGNKTAHDIIEAAGIDLTTRTKDLTEDQARKIREIIEANYKVEGDLRREVTMNIKRLMDLGCYRGLRHRKGLPVRGQRTHTNARTRKGPKRGIVRAKPAAPAR; the protein is encoded by the coding sequence ATGGCTCGTATCGCCGGCATCGATCTGCCGCCCAACAAGCGTGCGGTGATCTCGCTCCAGTACATCTACGGGATCGGTAACAAGACCGCGCACGACATCATCGAGGCGGCGGGCATCGATCTCACCACCCGGACCAAGGACCTCACCGAGGACCAGGCTCGAAAGATCCGCGAGATCATCGAGGCCAACTACAAGGTCGAGGGTGACCTCCGGCGCGAAGTGACCATGAACATCAAGCGGTTGATGGACCTGGGTTGCTACCGGGGCCTGCGTCACCGCAAGGGTCTTCCGGTCCGCGGTCAGCGCACCCACACCAACGCGCGTACCCGCAAGGGTCCCAAGCGCGGCATCGTTCGCGCGAAGCCGGCCGCTCCGGCCCGCTAA
- the rpmJ gene encoding 50S ribosomal protein L36 — protein sequence MKVRASVKKICDKCKVVRRKGIVRVICASNPRHKQRQG from the coding sequence ATGAAGGTTCGGGCGTCCGTCAAGAAGATCTGCGACAAGTGCAAGGTTGTCCGCCGTAAGGGTATCGTGCGCGTCATTTGCGCTTCCAACCCCCGGCACAAGCAGCGCCAGGGCTGA
- the infA gene encoding translation initiation factor IF-1 codes for MPKDDSIEVEGTVMEPLPNAMFRVVLDNGHKVLAHISGKMRMHFIRILPGDKVKVELSPYDLTRGRITYRAK; via the coding sequence TTGCCGAAGGATGATTCCATCGAAGTCGAGGGGACCGTTATGGAGCCCCTACCGAACGCGATGTTCCGCGTGGTGCTGGACAACGGCCACAAGGTCCTCGCGCACATCTCGGGCAAGATGCGGATGCACTTCATCCGTATCCTCCCGGGCGACAAGGTGAAGGTCGAGTTGTCGCCGTATGACCTGACCCGTGGACGGATCACGTACCGGGCCAAGTAA
- the map gene encoding type I methionyl aminopeptidase: protein MNPLEIKSPDEIALMREAGRIVCEILDALEKAVAPGVSTWELDALAEKLIAQKGARPAFKGYHGFPAVLCASVNHEVVHGLPDRKRRLVDGDLLKLDFGVAYRGYFGDSARTVTVGKVAPEAQALVDATRQSLEKAIRVMRPGNRIGDIGHAVQSHVEARGFSVVRDFVGHGIGRKLHEPPQVPNYGQAGAGMKLRPGMVLAVEPMVNLGTADVEVLEDEWTAVTVDGKLSAHFEHTILISERGPEVLTRCS, encoded by the coding sequence ATGAATCCGCTGGAGATCAAGAGCCCGGATGAGATCGCCCTGATGCGGGAAGCGGGGCGGATCGTCTGTGAGATACTGGACGCATTGGAGAAGGCCGTGGCGCCTGGGGTGTCCACCTGGGAGCTCGACGCGCTGGCGGAGAAGCTGATCGCTCAGAAGGGGGCCCGGCCGGCGTTCAAGGGCTACCACGGCTTCCCGGCCGTCCTCTGTGCTTCGGTGAACCACGAGGTCGTCCACGGCCTCCCCGACCGGAAGCGCCGGTTGGTGGACGGCGACCTGCTGAAGCTGGACTTCGGGGTGGCTTACCGGGGCTATTTCGGGGACTCGGCGCGGACAGTGACGGTGGGGAAGGTGGCTCCCGAAGCCCAGGCCCTGGTGGATGCCACCCGGCAGTCCCTGGAGAAGGCCATCCGGGTGATGCGGCCGGGCAACCGGATTGGCGACATTGGTCATGCCGTGCAGAGCCACGTGGAGGCCCGGGGCTTCTCCGTGGTCCGGGATTTCGTGGGACACGGCATCGGACGGAAGCTGCATGAACCCCCTCAGGTGCCCAACTACGGACAGGCAGGGGCGGGGATGAAGCTGCGGCCGGGCATGGTCCTGGCGGTGGAACCGATGGTGAACCTGGGGACGGCGGACGTGGAGGTGCTGGAGGACGAGTGGACGGCCGTCACCGTGGACGGCAAGTTGTCCGCGCACTTCGAGCACACCATCCTGATCTCCGAGCGGGGACCGGAAGTCTTGACTCGGTGCTCCTGA
- a CDS encoding adenylate kinase, whose amino-acid sequence MNLILLGPPNAGKGTQAKKLYADFQIPQISTGDILRKAVKDGTPLGKVAGPLMAAGQYVPDDVVIGIVEERLKEPDVAKGFVLDGFPRTPGQADALDQMLTRLGRQLDAVVSLEVPHSTLVERGSGRRVCPNDGSVYHVTQSPPKRAGLCDKCGAELVQRDDDKPDVIERRLQKYDAETSPLKDFYGKKGLLKSVDGVGSPEGIYEEIKKAAGRPA is encoded by the coding sequence ATGAACCTCATCCTCTTGGGGCCGCCGAACGCCGGGAAGGGAACCCAGGCGAAGAAGCTCTACGCGGACTTCCAGATCCCGCAGATCTCCACCGGGGACATTCTGCGCAAGGCCGTGAAGGATGGCACGCCGCTGGGCAAGGTGGCGGGTCCCTTGATGGCCGCGGGACAGTATGTTCCCGACGACGTCGTCATCGGCATCGTGGAGGAGCGGCTGAAGGAGCCGGACGTGGCCAAGGGCTTCGTCCTGGACGGCTTCCCGCGCACCCCGGGCCAGGCGGACGCGCTGGACCAGATGCTCACCCGGTTGGGCCGCCAACTGGATGCGGTGGTCTCGCTGGAGGTGCCGCACTCGACGCTCGTGGAGCGTGGGTCGGGCCGCCGCGTGTGCCCCAATGACGGGTCCGTGTACCACGTCACCCAGAGCCCCCCGAAGCGCGCGGGTCTCTGCGACAAGTGCGGTGCCGAGCTCGTCCAGCGCGACGACGACAAGCCCGACGTCATCGAGCGGCGCCTGCAGAAGTACGACGCGGAGACGTCACCGCTGAAGGACTTCTACGGGAAGAAGGGGCTGCTCAAGAGCGTGGATGGCGTGGGTTCTCCCGAGGGCATCTACGAGGAGATCAAGAAGGCCGCTGGCCGTCCTGCCTGA